In the Duncaniella freteri genome, one interval contains:
- a CDS encoding helix-turn-helix domain-containing protein: MSSNIRIEKICEWCGKQFTAQTTVTRFCSKRCAEHSYKERMRQQKIQLANSTVPATTSAIKEKDYLTVAETAQVLGMTRQGIYKLIYRGNLVAAKLSSRLTLIKRESIDKMLDGSPYTKRETNEKKTISEFYTRAEIREKFGVKDSWIYKVVAENNVPKTILRGKAYFSKSHIDRLFSARKENPEITEWYSVEDIQSKYGMTLSAIYSLVSKIGIPKRKEGSKVYYSKYHFDVAKGAKSAEDVEFISVADAMEKYLLTRDQLYHYVKRYKITKLRCGKHVKLNAKELAELFNPKIEL, translated from the coding sequence ATGAGTAGCAACATTAGAATTGAGAAAATTTGCGAGTGGTGTGGCAAACAATTCACCGCTCAGACTACCGTCACTCGCTTCTGCTCGAAGCGATGTGCGGAGCACTCCTATAAGGAGCGAATGAGACAGCAGAAGATTCAACTCGCAAACTCAACTGTGCCAGCGACGACATCTGCTATTAAGGAGAAAGATTATCTGACAGTCGCGGAAACAGCGCAAGTGCTGGGTATGACTCGGCAGGGTATTTATAAACTGATTTATCGCGGTAATCTTGTTGCGGCCAAACTCAGTTCTCGTTTGACACTTATCAAACGTGAGAGTATAGACAAAATGCTTGATGGTTCCCCATATACAAAAAGGGAAACCAATGAAAAGAAAACGATAAGTGAGTTTTATACTCGCGCAGAAATTCGTGAGAAGTTCGGGGTCAAGGATTCGTGGATATACAAGGTCGTTGCCGAGAACAATGTGCCTAAGACCATTCTTCGTGGTAAGGCATATTTCAGCAAGAGCCATATCGACCGGCTTTTCTCTGCGAGAAAGGAGAATCCGGAAATTACGGAGTGGTATTCGGTCGAGGATATTCAGTCAAAGTATGGTATGACTCTCTCTGCGATATATTCTCTGGTGTCGAAAATCGGTATACCAAAGCGCAAAGAGGGTTCAAAGGTCTACTATTCCAAATATCACTTCGATGTGGCCAAGGGTGCTAAGTCAGCCGAGGATGTAGAGTTTATTTCGGTGGCTGATGCCATGGAGAAATACTTATTGACCCGTGACCAGCTGTATCACTACGTCAAAAGATACAAGATAACCAAGCTCCGCTGTGGTAAGCATGTCAAACTGAACGCCAAAGAGTTAGCCGAGTTATTCAACCCAAAGATTGAGTTATAA